One Drosophila teissieri strain GT53w chromosome X, Prin_Dtei_1.1, whole genome shotgun sequence genomic window, GCAATTGATTCGTTATCAAATGCTTCCAATTCTTTAGTATGCTTCTCGTGTTTCATGCGCAAGCGCTCGGCGCGTTCCTGGTTAAATTGCTGCAACTCGGCGTCCATCTGTGGAAGAGAGGATGTCGATAAGGTCAGACACTACACTCGCCCTGCGGACACGGCAAACGCCCACCTTATTCTCGAGCAGACCTCGCCGCACACTGACGCGGTTCTCGAGCTCCCGACGCTCGCGATCGCGCTGCTCCTGTGCCtgcttcttgttcttgttctggTAGGCAGTGAGCATCTCCAGCTCGTACTCCAGCTGCTCGTGAGTACGTTGGCACTCAATCACTTGGCTTTCGTCTAGTTTGTAGCTCTGACTTTGGAACATGTCCGCAATGCTTTGCTCGtactgcaattaaatgggTTACGTTAGCTCAATCGAAGATTGGGATGACTTTTACTATGTGCCCCGTGATAAATGAAATTCCCTATTGTGTCCGCAACGCACCTGTTCACCCAGCAGCGTCAGCTTGCGATGCTTCTCTTCCTTAAGCTGCTTAATGACCTCCTTCTGTTGCTCCTTTGGTGTCGTCTGCAGTACTTGGGCCTTGTAGCGTTTGTATTGCTTCGTCTGTGTCTTGCATGTTTCCCGGAACTGCTTGCGTATCTGGAGCTCCTTTTGCTGTTGTGATCAAATTTGTTAGACTCTTCTCCTATCCTCTTCACCGCTGTGCATGCAGTACATACCTTCAAGCTCTTCGGCTGTTGCCTTAGCTCAACCGCATGCTTGCGTACCAGCTCCTTCTTGATGCGGTCCATGTAGTCTTTTTGATTATGCAACTCTGTATCGTGTTGCTTGTTTATCTGCGGTGGCAAATGCGGTTTGTGTGGATGTGAGCTGTGGCTAGAAATTTTGCGCAACTCACCTGCTCCTCGCGCAACTGGTGTACGCTCTTCTGCTGGCGGTACTCCAGCTCCTGTGTCTTTTCGTGGTGCTTAAGAAGCATGGCGTGtgcctgctgcagttgctgctcctTCTTTCCGAGCTcctggaaaaacaaaagggttAGGCCAAGAACTGATTTCCCTACCATGTGGGGTTCGCTTACGTCGCGCAGCTGCTGATCCTCGTGCTCGTGCTGCATGATCATGCGCTTGCGCTTGAACTTGCGCATCTCCAGCTCGATGTACTGCTTCTGGGCCTGGAGCAtgcgctgctcctcctgcgcCTCGTGCTGCTTGAGGTTGTCCTTCTGCGACTGCAGGGTAAGATCGCGCTGCCGCTTGGGCGTCGACTCATCCATGGAGAGCTCCCGCTTCCAGCGCTCCTTGTTCGCCTTGTACTCCTTCTTGCGGTTCAGGTCGTACACCTTGCGGTCGTTCTCCTGCTTCAGCGTAATCTCTTTGTGTAGTTTCTTCTCGGCGGCACTAGTTTGCTTAGCCCGCCTCTCCACATCCTGCTGGTGCTTCGCCTGCAAGCGATCAATGGTTAGTAAGAGTTGCCTTCAGTCAATCTAGTTCCACATCCCACACTCACCTCAAGCCGATCGAGGTCCCTCGTGAAGTTGTGGAGCAGCGTGTCGTACTCCTTGTCCAGGGCCGTCTTGTGCGCCTCCATGTCCACCTTGCACTTCTCCTCCAGCTTGACCAGGTGCGCCTGGTGCTCGCGCCGCATCCGCTTGTAGCCGGACATCTGTTCGTGCATCTCCTCCTGCCGGATCGCGGATGGTGGGATGGCGCACAATGGGGCAAAGAATGCACACATGGTT contains:
- the LOC122623390 gene encoding serine/threonine-protein kinase Tao isoform X3 gives rise to the protein MFWPRFAPVEVMVELEFGSGFEEMHEQMSGYKRMRREHQAHLVKLEEKCKVDMEAHKTALDKEYDTLLHNFTRDLDRLEAKHQQDVERRAKQTSAAEKKLHKEITLKQENDRKVYDLNRKKEYKANKERWKRELSMDESTPKRQRDLTLQSQKDNLKQHEAQEEQRMLQAQKQYIELEMRKFKRKRMIMQHEHEDQQLRDELGKKEQQLQQAHAMLLKHHEKTQELEYRQQKSVHQLREEQINKQHDTELHNQKDYMDRIKKELVRKHAVELRQQPKSLKQKELQIRKQFRETCKTQTKQYKRYKAQVLQTTPKEQQKEVIKQLKEEKHRKLTLLGEQYEQSIADMFQSQSYKLDESQVIECQRTHEQLEYELEMLTAYQNKNKKQAQEQRDRERRELENRVSVRRGLLENKMDAELQQFNQERAERLRMKHEKHTKELEAFDNESIALGFSTLSLIEVSREAYADEEGSLSGSMISLAHSNSSTSFPAGSL